The genomic window CGCGAGGAGGAGGGCCGCGGACGTCCGATTACGGCGGTTCGACTCATGGTAGAAACCTATCGGCCGCGGCCCGAAACTCGCGCGGCGAGCCGGCTGCGACGTGAAGATATTCTAGAATAAAGGAGTTTAAAGATGTGCACGATGATCGCCAAGCAGGTGCCGATCCACGGCAGCGGCAAAGGTAAGGACGGCTGGTTCGAGGTGCGCGAGCTGAACGTCTCGTTCGACCACCCGTACCACGCCAAGGAAGAACACGCGCTCAACATCGATTTCGTCAACGAAGCCGAAGGCCCGGGTGCGCGCGTCGCGGTGGAGTTGACTCCGGCGGCGGCGCGCAAGCTCGCAGAGACCATTCACGAGATTTTAGCCCAGGCCGAAGCCGGGGGACACCTGGGATAACAAGGCTGAA from Candidatus Binatia bacterium includes these protein-coding regions:
- a CDS encoding DUF6295 family protein, with protein sequence MCTMIAKQVPIHGSGKGKDGWFEVRELNVSFDHPYHAKEEHALNIDFVNEAEGPGARVAVELTPAAARKLAETIHEILAQAEAGGHLG